The following proteins are encoded in a genomic region of Gossypium hirsutum isolate 1008001.06 chromosome D05, Gossypium_hirsutum_v2.1, whole genome shotgun sequence:
- the LOC107897040 gene encoding cysteine desulfurase, mitochondrial: MASKLLRQTLTKTYTTAVIRRFSTMAAVASPSEYEDPTGITMKGVKISGRPLYLDMQATTPVDPRVLDSMLPFYLSRYGNPHSRTHLYGWESETAVETARAQVAALIGASPKEIVFTSGATESNNISIKGVMHFYKDKKRHVITTQTEHKCVLDSCRHLQQEGFEVTYLPVGSDGLIDLDRLRKEIRPDTGLISVMAVNNEIGVVQPVEEIGQICKEFNVPFHTDAAQALGKIKVDVEKWNVSLMSLSGHKIYGPKGVGALYMRRRPRIRVEPQMNGGGQERGIRSGTVPTPLVVGMGAACELAMKEMEYDEKRIKGLQERLLNGIREKIDGVLVNGSMDRRYVGNLNLSFAYVEGESLLMGLKEVAVSSGSACTSASLEPSYVLRALGVDEDMAHTSIRFGIGRFTTEEEIDRAVELTVKQVEKLREMSPLYEMVKEGIDIKQIQWAQH; encoded by the coding sequence ATGGCCTCAAAGCTTCTTCGTCAAACCCTAACCAAAACCTACACAACCGCCGTTATACGCCGCTTCTCCACCATGGCTGCTGTCGCTTCCCCTTCCGAGTATGAGGACCCAACAGGAATCACCATGAAAGGTGTGAAAATTTCGGGCCGTCCACTTTACCTCGACATGCAAGCCACTACCCCCGTGGATCCTAGGGTTTTAGATTCGATGCTTCCGTTTTACCTCTCCCGTTATGGGAACCCTCACTCCCGTACTCACCTCTACGGTTGGGAATCTGAAACCGCCGTCGAAACAGCCCGCGCACAAGTCGCGGCACTCATTGGAGCTTCCCCGAAAGAAATCGTTTTTACCTCCGGCGCCACCGAATCGAACAACATCTCAATCAAAGGCGTTATGCATTTCTACAAAGACAAGAAGCGTCACGTTATCACGACTCAAACGGAGCACAAATGCGTTTTAGATTCTTGCCGGCATCTTCAACAGGAAGGTTTTGAGGTAACTTATTTGCCTGTCGGGTCTGATGGGCTTATTGATTTGGATAGATTAAGGAAAGAAATCCGGCCCGATACCGGGTTAATTTCTGTTATGGCGGTTAATAATGAAATTGGTGTGGTTCAACCGGTTGAAGAAATCGGTCAAATTTGTAAAGAATTTAATGTCCCTTTTCATACAGATGCTGCACAAGCTTTAGGGAAGATTAAGGTTGATGTAGAGAAGTGGAACGTAAGTTTAATGAGTTTAAGTGGGCATAAGATTTATGGTCCTAAAGGAGTTGGGGCTTTGTATATGAGAAGGCGACCTCGGATTAGAGTTGAGCCGCAAATGAATGGAGGTGGGCAAGAGAGAGGGATAAGGAGTGGGACGGTGCCGACTCCACTTGTGGTTGGGATGGGAGCGGCGTGTGAGTTGGCAATGAAGGAAATGGAGTATGATGAGAAGAGAATTAAAGGGTTGCAAGAGAGGTTATTGAATGGGATTAGAGAGAAGATTGATGGGGTGTTGGTGAATGGAAGTATGGATAGGAGGTATGTTGGGAACTTAAACTTGTCGTTTGCGTATGTTGAAGGGGAGAGTTTGTTGATGGGATTGAAAGAAGTGGCAGTGTCTAGTGGGAGTGCATGTACTAGTGCTAGCTTGGAACCATCATATGTACTGAGAGCCTTGGGTGTGGATGAGGATATGGCACATACTTCGATTAGGTTTGGGATTGGGAGGTTTACTACCGAGGAGGAGATTGATAGGGCAGTTGAGCTTACTGTGAAACAGGTTGAGAAATTAAGGGAAATGAGTCCACTTTATGAGATGGTCAAGGAAGGTATTGATATTAAGCAGATTCAATGGGCGCAGCATTGA
- the LOC107896050 gene encoding uncharacterized protein At1g76070 — protein MYKNRVKYIVLCMSYKILLSKCLDRMKKQGKPKSMILRILPKAVSAVRVSFQNPPFSPGKDKRAACASKGLSCPIISIIPDEAQRKSKSGSLETPEPTSPKVSCMGQIKHKKNIRKLAAKANLKPVSVPLPHQSSSPTQGKKQASKLRRVFSLAKSDAPSSNKKDLPDVNRAPGLGEMKRFASGRDAFASFDWTAQIAPLEADHVHRDCNYYSDNERRDGDFEEEEVMIPFSAPMRIGCEGLPLRPRKEINIWKRRTTNPPPPLQLKSL, from the coding sequence ATGTATAAAAACAGAGTAAAATATATTGTGTTATGTATGTCCTATAAAATCCTCCTGTCCAAGTGTTTAGATAGAATGAAGAAACAGGGTAAGCCCAAAAGcatgatattgagaattttgcCAAAAGCAGTTTCAGCTGTCCGTGTGAGCTTTCAGAACCCGCCGTTCAGCCCAGGCAAAGACAAGAGAGCAGCTTGTGCAAGCAAAGGGTTGTCTTGTCCCATCATTTCCATAATTCCCGATGAAGCTCAAAGGAAATCCAAGAGTGGAAGCTTGGAAACTCCAGAACCAACTTCACCCAAAGTCTCATGCATGGGACAGATCAAGCACAAGAAGAATATTAGAAAATTAGCTGCTAAAGCTAATTTGAAGCCTGTCTCTGTTCCACTCCCTCATCAATCTTCTTCTCCTACACAAGGGAAGAAGCAGGCTTCCAAGTTAAGGCGAGTCTTTAGCTTGGCAAAATCTGATGCGCCATCGAGTAACAAGAAAGACTTGCCTGATGTGAATAGAGCGCCAGGTTTGGGCGAAATGAAGCGTTTTGCAAGCGGCCGTGATGCTTTTGCTAGTTTTGATTGGACGGCACAGATTGCACCCCTGGAAGCAGATCATGTTCATAGGGATTGTAATTATTACTCTGATAATGAGAGAAGAGATGGtgactttgaagaagaagaagtgaTGATTCCTTTCTCAGCTCCAATGAGGATTGGCTGTGAAGGGTTGCCTTTGCGGCCACGGAAAGAAATAAACATATGGAAGAGAAGAACAACGAATCCACCTCCGCCCCTTCAATTGAAATCCTTGTAG
- the LOC107897043 gene encoding probable prolyl 4-hydroxylase 3 — MAKVRHSRLQARKWSTVTLVLSMLFMLSVVLLMLLGLGIFFLPINDDDSAPNDLTSYRRMASERGKGLGKRGEQWTEVLSWEPRAFIYHNFLSKEECEYLINLAKPHMVKSTVVDSKTGKSKDSRVRTSSGMFLRRGQDKIIKDIEKRIADYSFIPVEHGEGLQVLHYEVGQKYDAHFDYFLDEFNTKNGGQRMATMLMYLSDVEEGGETIFPAAKGNISSVPWWNELSECGKQGLALKPKIGDALLFWSMRPDATLDPSSLHGGCPVIMGNKWSSTKWMHLEEYKV, encoded by the exons ATGGCGAAAGTGAGACATTCTCGATTGCAAGCGAGGAAATGGTCGACGGTTACGCTCGTGTTGTCGATGTTGTTTATGTTATCGGTGGTTTTGTTGATGCTATTGGGACTAGGGATCTTCTTTCTCCCGATAAATGACGATGATTCTGCCCCCAATGATCTCACTTCTTATAGGCGCATGGCTTCTGAAAG AGGGAAAGGCTTGGGGAAGAGAGGGGAGCAATGGACTGAAGTCCTTTCCTGGGAGCCTAGAGCTTTCATTTATCATAACTTCTTG TCCAAGGAAGAGTGTGAGTACTTAATAAATCTTGCTAAACCTCACATGGTGAAGTCCACTGTGGTTGATAGCAAGACAGGGAAAAGTAAAGATAGCAG GGTACGGACAAGTTCGGGTATGTTTCTGAGAAGAGGGCAAGATAAAATCATTAAGGACATAGAAAAAAGGATAGCAGACTACTCTTTCATTCCTGTAG AGCATGGAGAAGGTCTTCAAGTTCTCCACTATGAAGTTGGACAGAAATATGATGCACACTTTGATTACTTCCTTGATGAGTTCAACACTAAAAATGGTGGCCAGCGGATGGCTACCATGCTTATGTATTT GTCAGATGTTGAAGAGGGGGGTGAGACAATATTTCCTGCAGCCAAGGGCAATATTAGTTCTGTGCCGTGGTGGAATGAATTGTCTGAATGTGGGAAACAGGGGCTTGCTCTGAAGCCTAAGATAGGTGATGCATTGCTGTTCTGGAGCATGAGACCCGATGCTACACTAGATCCTTCAAGTTTGCACG GTGGATGCCCTGTGATTATGGGGAACAAATGGTCCTCTACAAAGTGGATGCATCTTGAAGAATACAAGGTTTAA